CGAGGAACTGAAAGCCAAGGCCAAGAAGGAAGGTATCTGGAACCTCTTCATGCCGCCCCGCAATGAGGGCCACCACCATGTCGAGGAAAGCTTCGAATTCGAAGGCCCCGGCCTGACCAATCTCGAATATGCGCTGTGCGCGGAGGAAATGGGCCGCATCGGTTTTGCGTCGGAAGTGTTCAACTGCTCTGCGCCCGATACCGGGAACATGGAAGTGTTCCACCGCTACGGCACACGCGAACAGAAGGACAAATGGCTTACCCCGATCATGAATGGCGAGATCCGTTCCGCTTTCCTCATGACCGAGCCCTTCACCGCGTCTTCGGATGCGACCAACATCGAAACCCGGATTGAGCGGGACGGCGACGAATACGTCATCAATGGCCGCAAGTGGTGGTCTTCGGGCCTGGGCGATCCGCGCTGCAAGGTCGCCATCGTAATGGGCAAGACCGATTTCTCGGCCGGCCGCCATGCCGCACAGTCGATGCTGCTGATGCCCACCGATGCCGAGGGCGTCACCGTGCTGCGTCACCTGCCCGTGTTCGGCTATGACGATGCGCCGCACGGCCATATGGAAGTCGAGCTCAAGGACGTGCGCGTCCCCGCCAGCAACATGCTGCTGGGCGAAGGTCGCGGCTTCGAGATCGCGCAGGGCCGCCTCGGGCCGGGCCGTATCCACCACTGCATGCGCACCATCGGCGTGGCCGAGGAAGCGCTGCACAAGATGTGCAAGCGCCTCCAGGAGCGTGAAGCCTTCGGCAAGCCGATCTACAAGCACTCGGTCTGGGAAGAGCGCGTGGCGCAGGCGCGCATCGATATCGACATGACCCGCCTGCTGTGCCTCAAGGCCGCCGACATGATGGATACGGTCGGCAACAAGGCCGCCAAGCAGGAAATCGCCATGATCAAGGTGCAGGCGCCGAACATGGCGCTGCGGATCATCGACAATGCGATCCAGGCGCATGGCGGCGGCGGCGTGAGTGACGATTACGGTCTCGCCAATGCCTATGCGCACCAGCGTACGCTGCGACTGGCCGATGGCCCCGACGAAGTCCACGCTCGCTCGATCGCACGGATGGAGTTTGCCAAGCACCTGCCCGAGGAAGGTCCCAGCGCCAATGCGCTGCGTGACGGCAAAATCCCCAATGCGGGCAATGCCAATTTCAGCTCGGGCGACATGGGAGCGACGCGCTGATGGCGAAGGCGGCAATCCTCGAGCAGGTCGGCGGCCTCACCATCGGTGAGGTCGAGCTGGCCGATCCCGCCCCGCACGAAGTGCTGATCGACACCAAGGCCTGTGGCCTGTGTCATTCGGACCTGCATTTCATCGACGGCGCCTATCCGCACCCGCTGCCGGCCATTCCGGGCCATGAGGCAGCGGGCGTGGTGCGCGCAGTCGGCAGCGAAGTGAAAACGGTCAAGCCGGGCGACCATGTGGTCTCCTGCCTGTCCGCCTTCTGCGGCCATTGCGAATTCTGCGTGACCGGGCGGATGGCCTTGTGCCTCGGCGGAGATACCCGCCGGGCGCAGACCGCCGCGCCGCGCATCACGCGCAATGGCGGCGAGCCCGTTGCGCAAATGCTCAACCTGTCGGCGTTTGCCGAGCAGATGCTGATCCACGAACATGCCTGCGTCGCGATCGACAAGGACATGCCGCTCGACCGCGCGGCCATTATCGGCTGCGCGGTGACCACCGGGGCGGGCGCGATCTTCAACGCCTGTTCGGTCGTGCCCGGCGAAACCGTCGCAGTCATCGGCTGCGGCGGCGTGGGGCTGGCGACGATCAATGCCGCCAAGATCGCGGGTGCGGGCAAGGTCATCGCGATCGACCCACTGGCGGAAAAGCGCCAGCTGGCCGAAGTGCTGGGCGCGACGCATACGGTCGACGCCATGGCCGACGACGCGGTCGAACAGGTGATGAAGATCACCGGCGGCGGCGTGCATCACGCGATCGAGGCGGTCGGCCGGCAGGCATCCGCCGACCTCGCGGTCAAGGTGCTGCGCCGCGGCGGTACCGCGACGATCCTCGGCATGATGCCGCTCGACTGCAAGGTCGGGCTGGGCGCGATGGATCTGCTGTCGGGCAAGAAGCTGCAAGGCGCGATCATGGGGATGAACCACTTCCCCGTCGACCTGCCGCGGCTGGTCGATTTCTACATGCGCGGGCTGCTCGATCTCGACACGATCATCGCCGAACGCATCCCGCTCGAAAAGATCAACGAAGGCTTCGAGAAGATGAAACAGGGCACCTCGGCGCGCAGTGTGGTGGTGTTCGACTGATGGCCGAAAACCAGCCCATCGATTTCGACAAGGAGATGGTCGGCACGGTCGCAGTGCCCGAGGCCGACCAGCTCGACCTCGCCGCACTGACCGCGTGGTTCGAGGAACATGTCGAAGGGTTCGCCGGCCCGATCAGCTACACCAAGTTCAAGGGCGGCCAGTCGAACCCGACCTATCGCATCGACACGCCGGACCGTAGCTACGTGCTGCGCCGCCAGCCCTTCGGCAAATTGCTGCCCAGCGCACATGCAGTCGACCGCGAATACAAGGCGATGCACGCGCTCGGCCCGACCGGCTTCCCCGTGCCCAAGACCTATGGCCTGTGCGAGGATCCCGCGGTTATCGGTAGCAAGTTCTTCGTCATGGGTCTCGCCGACGGGCGGTCCTTGTGGAACGGGTCGCTGCCGAACAACACGCCCGAGGAACGCCGCGCGATCTACAATGCGATGATCGACACCTTTGCCGATCTGCATCTGAAGGATCCCGAGGCGATCGGACTGGGCGATTACGGCAAGCCGACCGATTACTGCGCGCGGCAGATCAGCCGGTGGTCGAAACAGTACAAGCTGTCCGAGACCGAGCACATGCCGCAGATGGAACGGCTGATCGAATGGCTCCCCCAGACGATCCCGCCGCAGCACGAATCCAGCGTGGTTCACGGCGATTACCGGCTCGACAACATGATCTTCCACAAGACCGAGAACCGCGTCATCGCGGTGCTCGACTGGGAACTGTCGACGCTGGGCGATCCGATTGCCGACTTCAGCTATCTCATGCTCAACTGGCACAACCCGCATGACGGGCGCGCCGGGCTGGAGGGGCTCGACCTCGAGGCACTGGGCATTCCCACCAAGGATGAAGCGGTCGCACGCTACGTTGCGCGCACCGGCTATCCTGTGCCGCCGATGGACTGGTACTTCGCCTACAACCTCTTCCGGCTGGCGGGGATCATGCAGGGCATCAAGAAGCGTGTGATCGATGGGACCGCCTCGAGCGCGCATGCCAAGTCGATGTCCGAACGCGTCGCGCCGCTGGTCGAGCGTGCGTACCAGTTCGCGCAGGCTGCGGGGATGGACTAGCGCGCCGACGCTGCTAACGAACGCTCCGGAATTGCAAACGGAGACCAGCATGAGCGCCGACCTCGAAAGCCGCATCGAAGCTGCGTGGGAAGACCGCGCCAATGTAACGCCGCAAAGCGCGGACGTGCGCAAGGCGGTCGAAGCGGCGCTGGACATGCTCGACAGCGGCAGCGGCCGCGTCGCCGAGCCTGACGGCAAGGGTGGCTGGACGGTCAACCAGTGGCTCAAGAAGGCGGTGCTGCTGAGCTTCCGGCTCAATGACAACCGCGTGATGGATGGCGGCAGCGCCGGCCATCCGGCCTTCGACAAGGTGCCGAGCAAGTTCGCCGGCTGGGACGATGCCGCTTTTCGCAAAGCCGGTTTCCGCGTGGTCCCCGGCGCGGTGGCGCGCGAAGGCGCCTATATCGCGCCCGGCTGCGTGCTGATGCCCAGCTTCGTGAATATCGGCGCCTATGTCGGCAAGGGCACGATGGTCGATACCTGGGCCAGCATCGGCAGCTGCGCGCAGATCGGTGAGAACTGCCATATTTCCGCAGGCGCCGGCATTGGCGGCGTGCTCGAACCGATGCAGGCCAACCCGACTATCATCGGCGACAATTGCTTCATCGGCGCGCGCAGCGAGATCGTCGAGGGCGTGATCGTCGGCGAAGGAAGCGTCGTGGCGATGGGGGTCTTCATCACCCAGTCGACCAAGATCGTCTACCGCGACACCGGCGAAGTTATCCGCGGCCATATCCCGCCCTTTTCGGTGGTCGTGCCCGGTACCATGCCCGGCAAGGATGGCGGCCCCGGCCTCGCCTGCGCGGTGATCGTCAAGACGGTGGACGCGCAAACCCGCGAAAAGACCGGCATCAACGAGCTGCTGCGCGACTGACAATACGGAACATTCGCCGCGCAGAAACGTAAATCTCCCTGACACACGCGGGATCGCGTCCATCGAGGGAGTACAGTTTCATGCACAAGCAAGGCGAAGAAATCCACGTCACCG
This genomic window from Qipengyuania sp. HL-TH1 contains:
- a CDS encoding acyl-CoA dehydrogenase family protein, whose amino-acid sequence is MDFQPTERQAYWRDRVKNFIEDHVRPAVPTYKQQDAEGDRWKVIPVVEELKAKAKKEGIWNLFMPPRNEGHHHVEESFEFEGPGLTNLEYALCAEEMGRIGFASEVFNCSAPDTGNMEVFHRYGTREQKDKWLTPIMNGEIRSAFLMTEPFTASSDATNIETRIERDGDEYVINGRKWWSSGLGDPRCKVAIVMGKTDFSAGRHAAQSMLLMPTDAEGVTVLRHLPVFGYDDAPHGHMEVELKDVRVPASNMLLGEGRGFEIAQGRLGPGRIHHCMRTIGVAEEALHKMCKRLQEREAFGKPIYKHSVWEERVAQARIDIDMTRLLCLKAADMMDTVGNKAAKQEIAMIKVQAPNMALRIIDNAIQAHGGGGVSDDYGLANAYAHQRTLRLADGPDEVHARSIARMEFAKHLPEEGPSANALRDGKIPNAGNANFSSGDMGATR
- a CDS encoding Zn-dependent alcohol dehydrogenase — protein: MAKAAILEQVGGLTIGEVELADPAPHEVLIDTKACGLCHSDLHFIDGAYPHPLPAIPGHEAAGVVRAVGSEVKTVKPGDHVVSCLSAFCGHCEFCVTGRMALCLGGDTRRAQTAAPRITRNGGEPVAQMLNLSAFAEQMLIHEHACVAIDKDMPLDRAAIIGCAVTTGAGAIFNACSVVPGETVAVIGCGGVGLATINAAKIAGAGKVIAIDPLAEKRQLAEVLGATHTVDAMADDAVEQVMKITGGGVHHAIEAVGRQASADLAVKVLRRGGTATILGMMPLDCKVGLGAMDLLSGKKLQGAIMGMNHFPVDLPRLVDFYMRGLLDLDTIIAERIPLEKINEGFEKMKQGTSARSVVVFD
- a CDS encoding phosphotransferase family protein produces the protein MAENQPIDFDKEMVGTVAVPEADQLDLAALTAWFEEHVEGFAGPISYTKFKGGQSNPTYRIDTPDRSYVLRRQPFGKLLPSAHAVDREYKAMHALGPTGFPVPKTYGLCEDPAVIGSKFFVMGLADGRSLWNGSLPNNTPEERRAIYNAMIDTFADLHLKDPEAIGLGDYGKPTDYCARQISRWSKQYKLSETEHMPQMERLIEWLPQTIPPQHESSVVHGDYRLDNMIFHKTENRVIAVLDWELSTLGDPIADFSYLMLNWHNPHDGRAGLEGLDLEALGIPTKDEAVARYVARTGYPVPPMDWYFAYNLFRLAGIMQGIKKRVIDGTASSAHAKSMSERVAPLVERAYQFAQAAGMD
- the dapD gene encoding 2,3,4,5-tetrahydropyridine-2,6-dicarboxylate N-succinyltransferase, with protein sequence MSADLESRIEAAWEDRANVTPQSADVRKAVEAALDMLDSGSGRVAEPDGKGGWTVNQWLKKAVLLSFRLNDNRVMDGGSAGHPAFDKVPSKFAGWDDAAFRKAGFRVVPGAVAREGAYIAPGCVLMPSFVNIGAYVGKGTMVDTWASIGSCAQIGENCHISAGAGIGGVLEPMQANPTIIGDNCFIGARSEIVEGVIVGEGSVVAMGVFITQSTKIVYRDTGEVIRGHIPPFSVVVPGTMPGKDGGPGLACAVIVKTVDAQTREKTGINELLRD